Proteins found in one Cheilinus undulatus linkage group 9, ASM1832078v1, whole genome shotgun sequence genomic segment:
- the lamb4 gene encoding laminin subunit beta-4: MEEQDRYLHHSDEEDEGYTVVRYLHHSDEEDEGYTVVAAAGIFITEEQKCFTCDSRLPYSRHSNPNSHCIENVITTFDPERKLKWWQSENGVHEVSIRLDLETVFQFSHLVLTFKSFRPAAMLVERSKDFGQTWKVFRYFAEDCLLHFPSASAEPADSVDDVICDGRYSGSEPSTEGEVVLKALDPIFEIENPYAANIQDLITLTNIRINFTRLFTLGDTLLSRRRRNPQDKYYYALYNMVVRGSCFCNGHASQCTPVDPGRGDAFTQTGMVHGRCVCQHNTAGENCERCQDFHHDSPWRPGGENTAGICRRCNCHGHSDSCHFDVARFDASGGVSGGVCDDCRNNRAGPQCERCRPFLYQDPQRASDDPQACIPCDCDQAGSEGGGLCDALSGQCVCKENVEGQRCDRCKPGFFGLRAEDLAGCQACRCHPVGSVRSCDPLTGSCECNRFAAGPLCDRCVSGFWGLGNSVFRCSPCDCDIGGAHSSTCSPENGQCHCLPNMVGRRCSEPAPGHFLPLLDYFLYEAELAAPLYDRAPPPPTLPPSPYFTPHPPTPPVATLPPSSPLLNPVVLPECEKYYREQGFDFKFTNGRVILVRRARRLARRRRQQTTIPLDPGHALQIIPRQRPPGRPVTWTGLGLVRVLEGAGLRFTVDNLPSSLDYQLVVRYEPEAPSDWLASVSIATLSPGDGRCSSPPTGSQTLVLPGNARGGVLELPVCLNAGGRYLIDIVFSKQPGPDDSSSHILIDSIGLIPSIESVQDFCSQSDIDSFRRFRCIGLAAELSPQDAIPEGCEGLIKSMSARINKGAVPCKCNVVGSLGPSCSKLGGFCECKPDVIGRCCDTCSPLTFGFGPSGCQPCDCDPRGAVSEMCDQVRGQCACRSEAAGRRCDRCQTGFWSFPLCRACECHGLSDECDQETGECLNCREHAAGPRCDRCVEGYHGNPASSRPCEPCLCPDIQGSGRFFATSCLQDPESLSPSCVCREGHTGERCDRCSPGFYGNLALPGASCEECECNNNIDIDDRDACDRLTGECLRCLHNTMGPRCSLCRPGYYGNALDQECKECSCDRRGTVVTQCPLGSPCFCDGRTGQCPCRPGAGGALCDRCEDGFWNLEGPVGCQPCSCDPANAESNICDKLTGQCPCRPEFGGRQCDECGENHFGNPDLQCISCDCNMEGTQRPSCDHETGECLCRTGVTGIFCDQCAPGYNSAFPACEPCHACTAIWAQSVTDVQRAAQTMRTFIPHSDSALRPGDSHRRQQMQQMHSRMDDLSNLTGLSPLKVEKMEKLCMMIGKLKDAVDPNVIVIDPSPLLNTQIDDIEKEFKKLLDSLKEKVSEEWGDEDGDVEELLQDIEKLHKTFMADEKRIRNANRAVEDSMDTRQDIKVKLSMCSRGDLAPVDKKVQQLSVVNLNRKICGEPGLLDCSGCGGALCVLGLSQRKCGGPGCDGAVPDSQKAVEDAEKTKKLLDNLPSRLQESKNKVDNAKQAAQDSKDQAKDLQDRINDNMESFEREKQKTKELLKRVKDYLTDDMVPPEDIEKMARAVLDVQLPRSPDQIRSMIDDIKKLLNNTTNVQDDLKNLEEHAKSAQELLEDARELKERTRNIDVSKISGDIYDAEEAQDNANNDLETASNDTARARELITQIKDKLDNIEPRLMDGRPADLLEEIDELKNKTEQNREMAMDARDAADAALTNTTSIQTEVDQALQLFKQLKEEKAKAQNQGEAEKRLQKILEEAETMKREMEEKLKQINDLEEKIQQQIKDKEDKAAEVAKLLEDADSLKAAISKRSEQYASCTA, encoded by the exons ATGGAGGAGCAGGACAGGTATCTTCATCAcagtgatgaggaggatgaaggcTACACTGTTGTAAGGTATCTTCATCAcagtgatgaggaggatgaaggcTACACTGTTGTAGCTGCTGCAGGTATCTTCATCAca GAGGAACAGAAATGCTTCACATGTGACTCCAGGCTGCCTTACAGTCGCCATAGCAACCCCAACAGCCACTGCATTGAGAATGTTATCACGACCTTTGACCCTGAAAGGAAGCTGAAGTGGTGGCAGTCCGAGAACG GAGTCCATGAGGTCAGCATCAGGCTAGACCTGGAGACCGTGTTCCAGTTCAGTCACCTGGTCCTGACCTTCAAG AGTTTCCGTCCGGCGGCCATGTTGGTGGAACGTTCCAAGGATTTTGGACAAACTTGGAAAGTTTTCCGTTATTTTGCTGAAGATTGTTTGCTTCACTTCCCGTCAGCGTCGGCCGAGCCGGCGGACAGCgtggatgatgtcatctgtgACGGCCGATACTCGGGGTCAGAGCCATCTACAGAGGGAGAG GTGGTGCTGAAAGCTCTCGATCCCATCTTTGAAATTGAAAACCCGTACGCAGCAAACATTCAAG ATCTCATCACGCTGACAAACATCCGGATCAACTTCACTCGCCTCTTCACGCTGGGCGACACCCTGCTGTCCCGTCGCCGTAGGAACCCTCAGGATAAATATTACTACGCCCTCTATAACATGGTGGTCAGAGGAAGCTGCTTCTGTAACGGACACGCCAGCCAGTGCACGCCCGTGGACCCGGGACGAGGAGACGCCTTCACCCAGACCGGCATG GTTCATGGTCGATGTGTTTGTCAGCACAACACGGCTGGAGAGAACTGTGAGAGATGCCAGGACTTTCACCACGACTCCCCCTGGAGGCCAGGAGGAGAAAATACGGCCGGCATCTGCAGGA GATGTAACTGCCATGGCCACTCTGACTCCTGTCACTTTGATGTTGCTCGTTTTGACGCCAGCGGCGGCGTTAGCGGTGGCGTTTGTGACGACTGCCGGAATAACAGGGCGGGGCCTCAGTGTGAACGCTGTCGACCTTTCCTGTACCAGGACCCTCAGAGAGCCTCAGATGACCCGCAGGCCTGCATAC CGTGTGACTGCGACCAGGCGGGGTCTGAGGGCGGCGGTCTGTGCGACGCTCTGAGTGGTCAGTGTGTCTGTAAAGAAAATGTGGAGGGTCAGCGCTGCGACCGCTGTAAACCTGGATTCTTTGGTCTGAGAGCAGAGGACCTGGCGGGCTGTCAAG CGTGCAGGTGTCATCCTGTGGGGAGCGTCCGGTCATGTGATCCTCTGACAGGAAGCTGTGAGTGCAACCGTTTTGCTGCTGGACCGCTGTGTGATCGATGTGTG TCCGGGTTCTGGGGTCTAGGTAACTCTGTGTTCAGGTGTTCACCGTGTGACTGCGACATTGGAGGAGCTCACAGCAGCAC GTGTTCTCCAGAGAACGGACAGTGCCACTGTTTACCCAACATGGTGGGGCGGCGCTGCTCTGAACCTGCTCCTGGCCACTTTCTGCCTCTGCTGGACTACTTCCTGTATGAGGCGGAGCTCGCCGCTCCACTGTATGACAGGGCCCCTCCTCCTCCGACTCTTCCTCCATCGCCATATTTCACTCCTCATCCTCCGACGCCTCCTGTTGCGACTCTTCCTCCGTCGTCTCCTCTG TTGAACCCGGTCGTGTTGCCAGAGTGTGAGAAGTACTACAGGGAGCAGGGTTTCGACTTTAAGTTCACTAACGGACGAGTCATTTTGGTGCGAAGGGCTCGCCGACTCGCTCGCCGCAGGAGACAG CAGACCACCATCCCTCTGGATCCAGGTCATGCCCTGCAGATCATCCCTCGTCAGCGGCCACCTGGTCGCCCTGTCACCTGGACCGGCCTGGGACTGGTCAGGGTGCTAGAGGGGGCGGGGCTGAGATTCACCGTGGACAACCTTCCATCATCGTTGGATTACCAGCTGGTGGTTCGCTACGAGCCAGAG GCTCCATCTGACTGGCTGGCTTCAGTCAGCATCGCTACACTGTCGCCAGGCGACGGACGCTGCAGCAGCCccccaacaggaagtcaaactCTGGTACTTCCTGGAAACGCAAG AGGTGGTGTCCTGGAGTTGCCGGTGTGTCTGAATGCTGGCGGTCGTTATCTCATCGACATTGTTTTCAGCAAACAGCCTGGACCCGATGACTCATCGTCACACATCCTGATCGATTCG ATCGGTCTGATACCCAGTATCGAGTCCGTCCAGGACTTCTGCTCCCAGAGTGACATCGACTCTTTCAGACGCTTCCGCTGCATTGGATTGGCTGCTGAGCTCAGCCCACAGGACGCCATACCCGAGGGCTGCGAGGGGCTCATCAAGAGCATGTCAGCACGGATCAATAAAGGAGCTGTTC CGTGTAAGTGTAACGTGGTCGGCTCTCTCGGACCGAGCTGCAGTAAACTGGGAGGGTTCTGTGAATGTAAACCCGATGTGATTGGCCGTTGCTGTGACACCTGTTCACCGCTGACGTTTGGCTTTGGACCCAGCGGCTGTCAGC CCTGTGACTGCGACCCTCGTGGCGCCGTGTCAGAGATGTGCGATCAGGTCAGAGGTCAGTGTGCGTGTCGATCAGAGGCCGCAGGTCGCCGTTGTGATCGCTGTCAGACCGGATTCTGGAGTTTCCCGCTCTGTCGAGCATGCGAGTGTCACGGACTGTCAGACGAGTGCGACCAAGAGACGGGAGAGTGTTTGAACTGCAGGGAGCACGCCGCTGGACCTCGCTGTGATAG GTGTGTAGAGGGTTACCATGGTAACCCCGCCTCCAGCCGGCCCTGCGAGCCATGTTTGTGTCCAGATATTCAGGGCAGCGGGCGATtctttgccacttcctgccttcaAGACCCAGAATCCCTCAGTCCATCCTGTGTCTGCAGAGAGGGACACACAG GTGAACGCTGCGACAGGTGCAGCCCTGGTTTCTATGGTAACCTGGCGTTGCCGGGGGCCAGCTGTGAGGAGTGTGAGTGCAACAACAACATCGACATCGACGACCGCGACGCCTGCGACCGTCTGACCGGAGAGTGTCTGCGCTGCCTCCACAACACCATGGGACCGCGCTGCAGCCTCTGCAGACCTGGTTACTATGGCAACGCCCTGGACCAGGAGTGCAAAG AGTGCTCGTGTGACCGGCGAGGGACCGTGGTCACTCAGTGTCCCCTGGGGAGTCCGTGTTTCTGTGACGGGAGGACGGGTCAGTGTCCCTGCAGGCCGGGGGCCGGCGGCGCCCTCTGTGACCGCTGTGAGGACGGATTCTGGAACCTGGAGGGTCCGGTGGGGTGTCAACCCTGCAGCTGTGACCCCGCCAACGCCGAGTCCAACATCTGTGACAAG CTGACGGGCCAGTGTCCGTGTCGTCCTGAGTTTGGCGGCAGACAGTGTGACGAATGTGGCGAGAATCATTTTGGGAACCCAGACCTTCAGTGTATCT CGTGTGACTGTAACATGGAGGGAACTCAGCGCCCGTCATGTGACCATGAAACTGGCGAGTGTCTCTGTCGGACCGGGGTCACGGGGATCTTCTGTGACCAGTGTGCCCCTGGCTACAACTCGGCGTTCCCAGCCTGTGAGCCGTGCCACGCTTGCACCGCCATCTGGGCTCAGAGCGTCACCGACGTGCAGCGTGCCGCTCAGACGATGAGGACCTTCATCCCGCACTCTGACAGCGCGCTGAGGCCTGGAGACAGCCACCGCCGCCAACAGATGCAGCAGATGCACTCCAGGATGGACGACCTCTCCAACCTGACGGGCCTCTCCCCTCTTAAAGTGGAGAAGATGGAGAAACTCTGCATGATGATAGG GAAGCTGAAAGACGCCGTCGACCCAAACGTGATCGTGATCGACCCGTCTCCGCTCCTCAACACGCAGATCGACGACATCGAGAAGGAGTTCAAGAAGCTTCTGGACTCTCTGAAGGAGAAGGTCAGCGAGGAGTGGGGCGACGAGGACGGAGACGTGGAGG agctgctgcaggacaTCGAGAAGCTCCATAAAACCTTCATGGCGGATGAGAAACGCATCCGGAACGCCAACAGAGCTGTGGAGGACTCCATGGACACCAGGCAGGACATCAAAGTcaaactgagcatgtgcagcaGAGGAGACCTGGCGCCAGTAGACAAGAAGGTCCAACAGCTCAGTGTGGTCAACCTCAACCGAAAG ATCTGTGGAGAACCCGGTCTGCTGGACTGCTCGGGATGTGGAGGAGCGCTGTGCGTCCTCGGTCTCTCACAGAGGAAGTGTGGAGGGCCGGGCTGTGACGGCGCCGTTCCAGACAGTCAGAAAGCCGTGGAGGATGCAGAGAAGACGAAGAAGCTCCTGGACAACCTCCCATCCAGGCTGCAGGAGTCCAAGAACAAG GTTGACAACGCCAAACAGGCCGCTCAGGACTCCAAAGACCAGGCCAAAGACCTCCAGGACCGGATCAATGACAACATGGAGTCTTTtgagagagagaagcagaaaacCAAAGAGCTGCTGAAGAGGGTCAAAGACTACCTCACGG aTGACATGGTTCCTCCAGAGGACATCGAGAAAATGGCTCGAGCCGTCCTGGACGTCCAGCTGCCTCGGTCTCCTGATCAGATCCGATCGATGATCGATGACATCAAGAAACTTCTGAACAACACCACCAACGTCCAGGACGACCTGAAGAACCTGGAGGAGCACGCCAAGAGCGCCCAGGAGCTGCTGGAGGATGCTCGAGAGTTAAA gGAACGGACGAGAAACATCGATGTGAGCAAGATCAGTGGAGACATTTATGATGCTGAGGAAGCTCAAGACAACGCCAACAACGACCTGGAAACAGCCAGCAACGACACCGCCAGGGCCAGAGAGCTCATCACCCAG